A window of Glycine soja cultivar W05 chromosome 2, ASM419377v2, whole genome shotgun sequence genomic DNA:
atcttctcttattcTCTAACATAGAGTGAGTGAGTGCATAGTGTGAGTGTGTGTGGAGAGCTTTACTTGCTCCAACAACTGGTATTCAGAGCAGAGGTTCAAGATCCTTGGATACTGAAATTGAGATGGCTTCCTCAAATGGAAATTTTCCAACATCCATGCCTGTTCTCAAAGGCAAGAACTATGATGATTGGTGTGCTCAAATGAAGGTAATCTTTCGATTTCAAGATGTGACAGAAGTGATGCAAGAAGGAGTTCAAGAACCTGACAAGAACCCAACTGATGCACAGAAGGTGGCTCACCGTGATTTGATGAAAAGAGATACAAAAGCATTGTTCATTATTCATCAGTGTGTAGATGCagataattttcagaaaattagatcTGCTGATACTACAAAGAAGGCATGAGATACTCTAGAGAAATCCTATGCAGGGGATAacaaactcaagaaggtgaaGTTGCAGACCTTGAGAACGCAGTATGAACTTCTACAGATGAGTGATCAAGAAAACATTGGTGAGTTCTTTTCTCGAATCTTGacaattacaaatcaaatgaatgCTTATGATGACAAGCAATCAGACTTGGGGATCATTAATAAGGTATTAAGAACCTTGACACCAAGATTCGATCATATAGAGGTGGCAATTGAGCAAGGCCAGAATCTTGAAgaaatgaagattgaagaactgCAAGGAATACTTTGAAGCTCAAGAGATGAGGCTCAATGAAAGAAATTTACAAAGATCAGCTGAGCAAGCTATGCAAGCCCAAACAACCAAAGGGAACAACTATGATGGTGGCAAGAATaagaagggaaagggaaagTGGAAGAACAATAAGTGGAAGGGGTCAGGTGAGGGCTCCAGCAGTTCTGGAAATCATAACCAGAATGAAGAAACTGACAAGAAAAGTGGAGGGAATCACAAAGTGGACaagaagaaattcaacaagaaaggGATTCAGTGTTATAACTGTCAGAAATGGAGACATTTTGCAGATGAATGCAAAAATAAAAGGGTTCCAAGAAATGCAGATGAGGCTCAATTGGCACAAGATGAGGATTCTGACTCTGATAAAGTGTTACTAATGGCAACAACAAACTCATAAGAAGACAGTGTTAATCTGTGGTATCTTGACACAGGCTGTTCCAATCACATACTGAGCATAGAGAGTGGTTTGTAAACATTGATGATAAGGTGAAAAGCAAGATCAAGTTTACAGATAATAGCTCTATAACTGCAGAAGGCATTGGAAAGGTGATGATTCAGAGGAAGGATGAACAACACTCATTTATCAATGATGTGCTATATGTTCCCAATATGAAGAATAATTTGTTGAGTTTGGGACAGTTGCTAGAAAAGAGCTACTCAATGCAGATGGAGGACAATTAAATGAAGATATTTGATAGCAATAGGGGGTTGATTCTAAAGGCCCCTTTGTCAAGAAATAGAACATTCAAGATTGGAATTCAAATTGCAGAATTTCAATGCTTGGCTGCTTCTATAAGTGATGAAAGTTGGATGTGGCATCACAGGTTTGGTCATCTAAACTTCAGGAGTTTAAGTgaattgaaaagtgagaaaatggTTCATGGTCTTCCCCAAATTGAGATACCAAAACAATTATGTGTTGAGTGTTGTGTGTCAAAGCAACCAAGGAATTCTTTCAAGTCAGAAATTCCAATCAAATCCAAAAGAAAGCTTGAAGTGATCTATTATGATGTGTGTGGTCCTTTTGAAATGAAATCTCTAAGAGGTAATAGTTACTTTGTGTTATTCATTGatgaatttattagaaaaatgtgGATATATCTCATTAAGCAGAAAAGTGAAgtgtttaacatttttaagaagtttaagctattgagtgaaaaacaaagtGATAAGGTAATCAAAGTGCTTAGAACAGATGGAGGTGGTGAGTATAACTCACATGAATTTCAAGTATTTTGTGATAAAGAGGGGATAATTCATGAAGTGACATCTCCCTATACACCTCAGCATAATGGTGTTGCTGAGAGAAGAAACAGAACCATTTTGAACATGGTCAGGAGCATGATGAAAGGGAAGGGAATGTCTCATTATTTCTGGGGAGAGACAACTTCTACTACTGTGTATATTATGAACAGGTGTCCCACTAAGAGATTGCAGGGATACACACCTGAAGAAGCATGGTTAGAAAAGAAGCCTAATGTGAGTCATTTCAGAATATTTGGTTCACTGTGTTTTAGGCATGTGCCTGAACAGAACAGAAAGAAGCTTGATGACAAGAATGAACCAATGATACTCATTGGATATCATTCGACTGGTGCCTACAAGCTGTATGATCCTAGAATGAGAAAGGTTGTGATTAGCAGAGATGTCTTAATAGAAGAAACAAAGGGCTGGAATTGGGAAATAAATGTTGTTGACAATGGTGAGAGAAAGGTGATTGTGAACCTTGAAGACAAACAAAGTGAAGAGGATGTACCATCATGTGGAGAGCAACTCAGAAGGTCACAAAGAGAGAGACAAGTATCACAAACACTTAGAGAGTATGAATTGTATCCTGATACAACAATCACTGCAAAAGGGGATTTTGTGCACTTTGCTCTACTTGCTGAATCAGAACTAATGAGTCATGATAAAGCTTCACAAAGTTCACATTGGAGAGCAGCTATGGAAGAATAATCGAGATCAATTGAGAAGAATCAGACTTGGGAGTTAGTCCATTTGCCTCAAGGAAAAAGACCAATTGATGTGAAGTGGGTCTATAAGATTAAAGTAAAGTCTAATGGAGATGTGTCCAAGTATAAGGCAAGATTAGTAGCAAGGGGATTTCTGCAAAAACATGGCTTGGATTACAATGAGGTTtttgctccagttgcaagacTTGAAACTGTTAGGCTCATTGTGGCAGCTGCTTGCAACAGAAATTGGTCTCTATATCAATTGGATGTGAAGTCAGCATTTTTGAATGAGCTACTTGAAGAAGAAGTCTACATAACTCAACCACCTGGTTATGTAGTTGCAGGACAAGAGGATAAAGACTACAAGTTGAATAAGGCACTATATGGCCTCAAGCAGGCTCGAGCCTGAAATATGAAAATTGATAGCTTCCTAGTCCAGCAGAATTTCACCAAGTGCACTACTGAGCATGGAGTTTATGTCAAAAATACAGATTCTGGTGAATTTTTGATAATATGTCTCTATGTAGATGATTTGCAAGTGACTGGCAGTAGTAAAGAAGATATAAGAGTGTTCAAAGGAAGAATAATGGATGAATTTGAGATGTACAATCTTGGTGAACTATCATACTTCCTGGGTATTGAATTTGTTTCTACCAGCAAAGggattttcatgcatcaaaagaaGTATGCAGAAGACATCTTAAAGAGGTTCAATATGATGGATTGTAATTTTGTTATCACACCAACTGAAACTGGAATTAAGCTGCAAATAGATGGGGATGAGAAAGAAATTGATCCTACCTTGTACAAGCAAATTGTAGGCTCATTAAGGTACTTATGTAACACTAGACCTGGCAGCAAAGAGGATTCTGAGGTATGTGAAAGGAACATTGGATCTTGACATTTTATATCCTTACAGTCAGAAGAATATAAAAGGAGAAGTGTTTGGTTATAGTGATTCAGATTGGTGTGGTGATAAGGATGATAGGAAAAACACTATTGGTtatgttttcaaatttggaaCATCACCAATCTCTTGGTGCTCAAAGAAGCAGAGTGTAGTTGCGTTGTCAACATGTGAAGCAGAATATATTGTTGCTGCTATGACAGCCTGTCAAGCTCTATGGCTGGAAGCTTTAATGGaagaattaaacttgagaaattGCAGTCCTATGAGGTTGTTGATGGATAACAAATCAGCAATTGATTTAGCTAAGCATCATGTGGCACATGGCAGGAATAAACATATTGAAACCAAGTTTCAATTTCCTGCGTCATCAAGTGAGTAAGGAGAAGCTTGAATTGGAGTTTTGCAGGTCTGAAGATCAAGTTGCAGACATACTAACTAAGCCATAGACATActaactaagccattgaagtctaTCAAGTTCAAGGAATTGGGAGACAAGTTAGGAGTGACATCCTTGACAAATCTGAATTAAGGAGGGATGTTGATGTATGCTGTAATTCAGTTAGTTAGGAGTTAGTTAGTTTGACAGATATGAAGGTAGTTATAGCTACATGTGCAATGTGTATAAAATAGTAGTAATCATGAATGAGAAATATGAGAGTGCATAAGTTTTATTCAGAATTCTAAGTTCCCTCTATTTTCTCAATCAattctttcatcttctcttattcTCTAACATAGAGTGAGTGAGTGCATAGTGTAAGTGTGTGTGGAGAGCTTTACTTGCTCCAACATATTCTGCTTTTGAAAAGCTTTGTACATTGTTaaagaatgataaaatataatttcaatccCCTTGTTTTTTCctgtatatttttcaaattattttggtAGATGCAAATCTAAGGTAACAAAAATTTTGCTGATAAGATTTTAttggaagattttttttttcatttttctttttcctatacCACTCTGCATGTAAAATGAAAcaagaattatattttacaagATTTATACCTAGCATGATGTTTGGGTGAGTAAagtaattttatgaaatttatttttgagtATGCACTGCTAATAAATAAGATGATCATATAGCAAGAGTAAATGAATAAGTTAAATGACATCTACGAGCTAAATAAAATTCTCTTCGATATCTATATCTCTTGCTCATATACTATTCTATTTCATGACATTTCattcatttatatttctttatttcctCATTATACCTTCATGTTTGACCATAGCATAATCAAGTCCAACAACAATGTTCTTCGTCTCTTCAATGGCCCTATATTACAATGAAGACAATTTGAAACATAAGTAACACATTATTTCAAGAGGTTACAAAACCTTGAGTTAGTTTTAATTGATTCAGTAACAAAGTGCTTGCAATAAGCAaatagacaaaaataattaagacaTTCTAACTCTAATTTCTGTCAAATAATGAATGTAGCAGTTCCAAAAATGAGATCTACAATTCTAATTTTTATCAGAAGCTTTAGAACTAATTATATCATCATTACTGATCAACATTACAACTTACAGGAAACCCAGGCCTTTCAAGTAATATACTAATTCTTTGATAGTTTGGCCTATTCAAAATGCAAGTAAAATGTTTTGGATTGCCATTTGCAGCACAAGAAACATTCGATTATATCATTGATGCAAACTTGGAAGGAAAATGGAGATGGAGACAAGGCTTCGAATACAAGAGTAAAATTGACCAACTATGCTACACCAAGAAACACCATTTTGTAATACACTTGTTACCTATTTCAGTTTGAATATTTCTATAAGGAATCATGCATATACAAATCCAAACAGACATAATTTGGTTATCTTAACACCTCTGTTCATACGGAGAAATCATTAGGTGGTTTTGTACCACCACCTGGTTCATGATCCTGATCaatttatacatgatttgaATTCAAGTGTCGTTAATTGTTTACtcttaaatgaaaatatttaaacaaatgtCACAAAATTGGATAGGACCAAAAGCAGATGGAACTCCAAGACGgcctaataattttttgttcacAAGACTTTTGTGTGCAACTTTCAAAGGCTTGGATGTCATGTTAGTTTCAGTAATAGCCGCAACAAATACACCAAAATtagtacattaaaaaaaacttggatAATAGTTTTTCAGCTCATGGAATAAAAGGTTAAAACAAATGACTGAAGCAGAGACTCTTACATGGCATTTCAATCATAAAATCTTCTATGTAGTATTAGACACCAAGGTGGATTTTAGATAACTGGGTGTAGACTTAAAATTAGCACGAACATTTTGTAAGGAGTGAATGAGAAATGTGAATATGGTGAGAAGCAATGGTGTCAAGAGTAATGATCTTAAAACGTCTATCTATTAAAAAATGGTAACTAGAAATTGATAatataatcataaataattttaaaacagttTTTATCTATTGTTTGGGTGTTGAAACAGTCATTTAAAGATTGGTGGATAGGATAATAAggttttaaacttaaaatttgtGAGGGAGTTGGTTGGATTGGAAGAATTGACCCAAGATTCAGCAAAAGATTTTGAAAGTGACACAGTTCGTGTAAAAATCTGATGTGGTAAAACCGTAAAAGTAGTGCATATCAAATAAGACACGTAGCAGCTATCCATAATAGTAGTACATTGTTATCGGAATGTTTTATAATCAGATAATGTTTGTCAGTTTTGTTTATCAGGgggatagttttaaaaaaatattaatttatcaataatttaatattttaatttaattttttaattatatgaattagttaattaaatcttataataaggagtaaagaaaaaaaatcatgcttttattaaaaagataataatttaagaatttttttaaaaatactatttcCACGTACATAGACcttattaacaatttattttaattgtgtttCTAGCACTTGATCAccttaattaaatcattatgTATCATTAAACACGTGAAAATTAACTCGTgttaagttaatttaatttaactaaaatcTCAAGTTTAAATGATATAcaattattatgttaaatattttggaacaagaCTTTTATTGTTCATGATAATTTTATCTCATTCAAACAAgattatctttaataaaatattatatatatatatatatatatatatatatatatatatatatatataaataaaatgtaaacaCACTAATATTATTAAAGATATCCAATCACAAACAATAATATagagtaaatttgttaatttttataataataatttgaaaatcatatttcacatgatttttaattaattgatgagGTAAATTCTTTTTACATAATATATGAATTTCTTTTTACAAACTATAAGTATGTTCTATATTCTATAGAGACATTTGTGCTCTTTGcctaaatatttaacataaattgCATGCATATTCTCATTTCAAACCCAAGATCAATAATTAAACTACAACAATAGCCTTATGTGTCAGTTAACATAATGCATGGAAATTAAACTTGGTACTCTACTTTcatataatcaataaataaattaaaaaaaatagagaaagaaaatgaagagttatcctattttttcttttgtttcctgGAGTACACCATTCCCCTGATCCCATCCGGGTCAGCAACAAATCCCAAAGGACGATAAAAGCCCAAAACGCGAGGCTCCGAATAGAGGGCAATATTGGAAATTCCCTTTCCCCGAAGCTCCCTGAGCAGCCTCTCGATAACGGCCTTCCCAAGCCCGATCCCCTGGAAGGAGGGGTCCACCACGACGTCCCATATGATGGCGTTGAAGACGCCGTCGCCGGTGGCCCTCGCGAACGCCACCGGCCGCCGCGTCTTGCGGTGCTCCACCCACAGCACCGCCTCCGTGTGCTCCAGCGCCACGCGGATCTTCTCCGGGTCCCGCCGCGGGAACCCCACCGCCGCGAACACGGAGTTGAGCAACTCCAGGTCCAGCCCCTCCGCGCCACGCCGGAGCGAGAAGCCGCGCGACTCCAGCGCCGTGTCGGAGACCGAGAGCGGGTAATCGCCGCCGCCGCTGGGGGAGGAGGAAGCGACGGCGACGGTTCTGCGCGCGGCGGGTGATGCGCGGAGGCGGAGGGAGGGCGGGAGAGGGGTGGAGATGGCGCCACGTAAgagcatttttttattatcgaaagaagaagaaaatgggtgtttttaatttcttaaaataatagcagtgacaattttattttttttggattgtgTGGAATGACATAGAGGCACGACACAAGTGAAATGAAAGAATGAAGATGCATTATTGTTgtggtttttttgttgttttgatttgTGGCTGTGAGAATGTCTTTGTGGATAACGTGGTTAGTTGGATCTCGAGACAAAACtgggtcacttgagcaaacaagcACACATTTAATCTTTTGGACATGTGAGCAAActtagaagagagaaaaaaaaaatgaatcatgacaaacattacaatttacaaacaCCAATTTATAACTTACACCCATCCTAATGGTTTtccatattaataaaaaaagttataaatgatGCACACAACGCGATGCATCATACACATACTCATCATTAAACAAACAAGTAGATTAAGTTGATGAATTAGACAAGTTCACATCCCGGCAGTtactaaataaaagaaagacaACAAAAAAACTATTTGCATTTTCTTGAATCTTAACTATCAAAGTTACAAATTGCATATCACCTTGTGAACAAGAACAAATTTATCACTTCAAGCTTCTCCCATAAAAACATTTTACCATTGTGTTGAACAACCATAGCCCTTATTTAACTTTGACATAGAACCATTTTGATATAGTTGTTCAGACCAAGTTATTGGATCAAGCACTTATCAATAGGTCAAAAGCTATAGCTAATAGTCAGATTTGATCCACATCATCCCTTGATAatcatgtcatcaacatataaacaGAGTATAATACAACCATGAAGAGTGGTCTAAACAAGGCAAAATCATAATCACTAGAATGAAAGTTAAGAGATGCAATGACAATGGAGAACTTCTCAAACCAAGTCCGTGGAGTTTGTTTGAGAATATAGAGAGCCTTCTTTAACTTACACACCTCCTCTAGAATATGAGAAACACCTAGAGGAGGGTACCATGTAGCTTACaaaggaagcaaaaaaaaaaaagaagaaggaaaagtacaaaaataaagaaagaagaaatgttCAGATACATAAAAACAACCTTTTCTAAACCTTTCAAGACTACTctaacaaagataaaaatagttgGAAAATATAAGTTAAATGCTCCAAGCTTGGAACAAGTGAATTGAAGCATTAGAAAACGAAAACAACTTCATGGTAGAGAACTCCAATGTACAAAATACAACACCAAATACTAAATATTCTTCTTCTAACTAACTTTAATGTTGCAGATCAGAGAAGCCAACTGAAATCCATGACATGAATGCAATCAATGTATACAAAACCATCATAAGTAATTTTTCACATAATTaaactccaaaaaaaaatttgtccaCCAAGAAGGAAGGCAAGAAAATGTTACACCATCCAATAATGACAACAAAGATGCATGATGCTCAACTGACTTCCTCTGAGCAAAACAAAGAGGGATCCTCAAACTCAAATAACAATAGTGTATCAATTCGCTCTAAGTAGTAattctcggaagtccgagtatcgTTTCCACAGGGATTTTATTGCACTTTTATTGAATACTCTTCAATTTGTAAGTAAGAAATAAATAGTCCAAAGCAAGAATAAAAGCAAGAGTAATTTGTAAAATCAAACAATTAAGAAATCAATTAAGATGAGGATGTTAAGACCAGACAAACCTAATTGGCTTACGATGCATGAATTTATGATGTTTCATTACCAATGCAGTTGAACTtgttctacccacatctgtcAGTTtccttgcccctgatgcctcacgatgacaagcctatttcaATTACCTATCTCTCAAATGCCTTTGTGAAgactcaataattaaaatgcattcagattgaattctagatgtttgctaaatGCATGGACATTGGGCCATCATTCTATACCTAGCAATGCTGACCCTatgattcttttctttatttgttctATTAGGTGTTACCCTTTTCCAAGcgtataacccctaaaactgatgcatgcattCTTTCTTAAACCCTTATTAGGAagtaccctctcccgagtgaataaaacccaaaataaatttaagatgtaaatgcaagataaaaagaaaagaaattagaaCATAAAACCTGGAAGGAATCCTCTTtgcattgataactcttgaagtacatcatacatcgttggctttttaggcctgtcaggccctaactaggggattagccactcatgtccattgagggctttacaactgagaggtgaaagaaagaatggatagtaaataaataatatagagAGAAAAGGAGAGCTCAGGCTTAGAATACTAAGAGAAGTGCTTTGAGGCGAGGTGTGTGTTCCCTTTGGACTggatctctatttatagctgttGAAATGGGCCTTGGGCTTCCGTGGGCGCGCTTAGTGCATTCagatcgtgcgcttagcgcgtgtTGCAGGCTTAGCGTGTGCTTTTGTTGGatcgcgcgcttagcgcaagatGCACGCTCAGCACATGTTGTCTATCTTTGAGCTTAACGCCTCACTAAGCGCCTGTGTTGTCTGGCCCGCTTAGCGTGTGACGCGCGTTGAGCGTGCGTACTGGGCTGGGACTGcctcaaattttctttttttttcagtttttttcttgctttttgCTTGTTATACCTCTAGGTTTCGAATCTACAGCCAAAATTCAAACTTTatcaattctttatcttttaattacaaataaatgctaaataattatttttaagccaaaatttgcctgattttctattattatttagcGGTTATCAGGGATCCTCAAATTCAAATAACAATAGTGATGCTAATTAGGATGGCTCTAACATAAATGAAAATGTGAGTAGAGGAAGAGTCGATGAGTCCTCCGAAGAAGGCACGTGACACTCTGAATACCACAAACTTTGACTAGCTAGTCATTGTTTGGGAAACATAGCCAACACACACTCTCAAGCTAAAGCTTTTTCTATGCTTTTAGCTTGTAAAATACAATGTCTTGACCTAAAAGACAATTCTTGACTAGATTGAACCCAAGGGATAACAACTGCTTTATATTTCTAACATGCACCCTAAAAACTAGAAGTTGGACACCACACTTCCAACTTGGGATGAACAATACAAGtatcaaatgaaaatgaaataaaatgaagcATGCTAGAAATACATTGGTGAAAGATAGACAATGATTGAAAACATCTAAAGATAAATGGAATATGATTAACCATTAAGCATAAGCCACAACCTAAGGCTTAACCCTTTAACATTAGCAAATATGTTTAATCACCTCAAAGGGAAAAAGCAAACCAATGACACATGTTTAATCATCCATGGCAAAAGCTTGAGACAATGCTTAACCACTGTTAACTTATTGGGAAGTGCACCAATTTGTCTAGAAtagtaaagtactcggaagtctgagtgtcgaatccacagggactttatttgtacttagattgatgcaaatccaatttacaagcaatagataaggaatttaaaataaaagataaagaaagataaaagataagataaagatttaaaataaaagatgataaagataaaaaagtagaagataaaatagataagaaattttaatgtaaaagataagaaaaataaaagataaagatgatgataaaaagataaattcagaATGCAAATATGTTAGGGTCTAACATA
This region includes:
- the LOC114372734 gene encoding uncharacterized protein LOC114372734 — encoded protein: MRLNERNLQRSAEQAMQAQTTKGNNYDGGKNKKGKGKWKNNKWKGSGEGSSSSGNHNQNEETDKKSGGNHKVDKKKFNKKGIQCYNCQKWRHFADECKNKRVPRNADEAQLAQDEDSDSDKVLFQSHTEHREWFVNIDDKVKSKIKFTDNSSITAEGIGKVMIQRKDEQHSFINDVLYVPNMKNNLLSLGQLLEKSYSMQMEDN
- the LOC114388175 gene encoding serotonin N-acetyltransferase 2, chloroplastic → MLLRGAISTPLPPSLRLRASPAARRTVAVASSSPSGGGDYPLSVSDTALESRGFSLRRGAEGLDLELLNSVFAAVGFPRRDPEKIRVALEHTEAVLWVEHRKTRRPVAFARATGDGVFNAIIWDVVVDPSFQGIGLGKAVIERLLRELRGKGISNIALYSEPRVLGFYRPLGFVADPDGIRGMVYSRKQKKK